The Desulfuromonas versatilis genome has a segment encoding these proteins:
- a CDS encoding toxin VasX, protein MTGNPQQLAPNRINKPVDSTENQQAGHREVVFSVAPGEKKFWLKLQDSRHTWNNIPLGTVSSSAKRKHPKGANVLVPVIPLRYTTPDGDSQQSVTLRPGWLYVFRNGTLWRELEVADGGHMRDVNLQYYKSKDEREATGYFDSRVLVPYKVFGEIQTIEMAFSEVQWSRARIEKLQEDAEIRRQRMQEIDLSGYDTRFEPKLPEGNKARVENVVHAPQLYHLALQRQSNIPVVYLHDPLGVATALAEAHEADWADMEILLESLRSGVRPAELEKRAQQGNRAAELTPEENEARRQVAAQFEVALLMQQIGFASPDNRKRYGAHLNQEHLDVLLGAKEREKQRGLIARSKQTLAEFLSRDPYQQALEDYLENLPARVISGKGVALYHGRFLDRPATALDARLDRPDARQPTHADAGTAYIDALQNGEITAARLLDQDAEVLCSQQKNRGAAAAASVQHLQDPAAPLGLRLKAVIEDQNVPIAIKAGTIGAALVETFATRTTSEIATLEWLAQRINTIKVPGFPEFVVAEQSFPDLEIPEGYRPVEGGTSFRLQEAVTAGTLAAKHAKTLVYPGTGGYRAVVSGRSLRILPVEYRRVDVVVRQIIAREVKAPLAKVAARFQSSLARAGAVKPLFLALELVNLQSAWRQVLDESKSLGSFGIKGINLAGAAGSAAEQLAELSNLWLRVVGKEESGRLLRLARTGKFVGNAAAGVLNSWDSITNFSEKDNDAGLAYLIGAVAAVGALTLTGLGWALLFATAGIGSVVAGGLLEDDPLERFAKNGPLSRVAPQGKDLWAQIRTGAETLVVTDHFAKEWVDWTTIRKALIDDYLYAFQAELWARRERVRLPAKDLNGDGGIDWKEKTLAFSANTFTEFSRGTGVQVKITLPPFIPYLSDMDFQCRYYPKGFGGPMILLTQPAHVGQTMADDGGKIETVLLDYQLDEELVRQQETTGEFLFLSRICSSRYTGRFYPAPAEHGEFRYLGVRRAAMQLDGQDITTKIRKIGTIAELERKDFWEDKA, encoded by the coding sequence ATGACCGGCAACCCGCAGCAGCTTGCCCCAAACCGCATTAACAAGCCCGTCGACAGCACCGAAAACCAGCAAGCCGGGCATAGAGAGGTTGTATTTTCGGTAGCGCCTGGCGAGAAAAAATTCTGGCTCAAGCTGCAGGACTCCCGCCATACTTGGAACAACATTCCCCTGGGCACGGTCAGCTCTTCCGCCAAAAGAAAGCATCCGAAAGGGGCCAACGTGCTGGTCCCGGTCATCCCCCTGCGTTACACCACCCCTGATGGCGACTCCCAGCAGTCGGTCACCCTTCGACCAGGCTGGCTCTATGTGTTCCGCAACGGCACGCTGTGGCGCGAGCTCGAAGTCGCCGACGGTGGCCACATGCGCGACGTCAATCTGCAGTACTACAAAAGCAAGGATGAGCGCGAAGCTACAGGTTATTTCGACAGCCGGGTCCTGGTGCCCTACAAGGTGTTCGGCGAAATTCAGACCATCGAGATGGCCTTCTCCGAGGTCCAGTGGAGCCGGGCGCGCATCGAAAAGCTGCAGGAAGATGCAGAGATTCGCCGGCAGCGGATGCAGGAGATCGACCTTTCCGGCTACGACACCAGGTTCGAGCCGAAGCTGCCCGAGGGGAACAAGGCACGAGTCGAGAACGTCGTCCACGCGCCGCAGCTCTACCATCTGGCGCTGCAGCGGCAGAGCAATATTCCGGTGGTTTATCTGCATGATCCGTTGGGGGTGGCGACCGCCCTGGCCGAGGCCCATGAGGCGGATTGGGCGGATATGGAAATCCTGCTCGAGTCGCTGCGCTCGGGAGTACGCCCAGCCGAATTGGAAAAACGCGCCCAGCAGGGGAACAGGGCCGCTGAACTCACGCCGGAGGAGAACGAGGCCCGGCGGCAGGTTGCGGCCCAGTTCGAAGTGGCGCTCCTGATGCAGCAGATCGGTTTCGCCTCGCCGGATAACCGCAAAAGGTACGGCGCCCATCTCAATCAGGAGCACCTGGATGTATTGCTTGGTGCAAAGGAACGCGAGAAGCAGCGTGGCCTCATAGCACGAAGCAAGCAAACCCTTGCAGAGTTCCTGTCGCGCGATCCTTACCAGCAGGCGCTCGAGGACTATCTGGAGAACCTTCCCGCCCGGGTAATCTCGGGCAAAGGGGTGGCCCTCTACCATGGCCGTTTTCTCGACCGTCCCGCCACGGCTCTGGACGCCCGGCTCGACCGGCCTGATGCTCGGCAGCCAACCCATGCGGATGCCGGCACGGCTTATATCGACGCTCTGCAAAATGGGGAAATTACCGCGGCCCGACTTCTCGACCAAGATGCCGAGGTGTTGTGCAGCCAGCAGAAAAACCGGGGCGCCGCTGCAGCGGCAAGCGTGCAGCACCTGCAGGATCCGGCAGCGCCTCTGGGACTGCGGCTCAAGGCCGTCATCGAAGACCAGAACGTACCGATTGCCATCAAGGCCGGAACCATCGGTGCCGCTCTGGTCGAAACCTTCGCCACCCGCACCACCTCGGAAATCGCCACCCTGGAATGGTTGGCACAGCGCATCAACACCATCAAAGTGCCGGGTTTTCCCGAATTCGTGGTTGCCGAGCAGAGCTTCCCCGACCTGGAAATCCCCGAGGGGTACCGTCCGGTCGAAGGCGGCACAAGCTTCCGTTTGCAAGAGGCCGTCACGGCGGGGACCCTTGCCGCCAAGCACGCCAAGACCCTCGTTTATCCCGGCACCGGAGGCTACCGCGCGGTGGTCTCTGGGCGGAGCCTGCGGATACTGCCTGTCGAATACCGGAGGGTGGATGTCGTCGTCCGACAGATCATCGCTCGCGAAGTTAAAGCGCCCCTGGCCAAGGTGGCGGCCCGGTTTCAGAGTTCCCTGGCCCGGGCCGGGGCCGTCAAGCCACTGTTCCTGGCCCTGGAGCTGGTCAACCTGCAAAGTGCCTGGCGGCAGGTGCTCGATGAATCGAAAAGCCTCGGCAGCTTCGGCATCAAGGGGATCAACCTCGCGGGCGCTGCCGGCAGCGCGGCAGAGCAATTGGCCGAGCTGAGCAATTTGTGGCTGCGGGTTGTGGGGAAGGAGGAGAGCGGGCGGTTGTTGCGGCTGGCGAGGACCGGCAAGTTCGTTGGGAATGCGGCGGCGGGGGTTTTGAATTCCTGGGACAGCATTACGAATTTTTCCGAAAAAGACAATGACGCCGGTCTTGCCTACTTGATAGGTGCAGTTGCTGCGGTTGGTGCTCTGACTTTAACTGGTCTGGGGTGGGCTCTCCTGTTCGCCACTGCAGGCATAGGTTCTGTGGTTGCCGGTGGTCTCCTGGAGGACGATCCCCTGGAGCGGTTTGCAAAAAACGGCCCTTTGAGCCGGGTTGCACCTCAAGGAAAGGACCTCTGGGCACAGATTCGAACAGGCGCCGAAACTCTGGTTGTCACCGACCATTTTGCCAAAGAGTGGGTCGATTGGACGACTATCCGGAAGGCGCTGATCGACGACTATCTTTACGCATTCCAGGCCGAGTTGTGGGCACGACGCGAGAGGGTCAGGCTGCCGGCGAAAGATCTGAACGGCGATGGAGGCATCGATTGGAAAGAAAAAACACTGGCCTTCTCGGCCAATACGTTTACTGAATTCTCCCGCGGCACAGGCGTGCAAGTTAAAATCACCCTGCCACCGTTCATCCCCTATCTCAGCGACATGGATTTCCAGTGCCGCTACTATCCAAAAGGTTTCGGTGGCCCCATGATTCTTCTAACCCAACCAGCTCATGTCGGGCAAACGATGGCTGACGACGGAGGCAAAATTGAAACCGTTCTGCTGGATTACCAACTTGATGAAGAGTTGGTTCGGCAACAGGAAACGACCGGGGAATTTCTTTTTCTCAGTCGAATTTGCTCCAGCAGGTATACAGGGCGTTTTTACCCCGCCCCTGCCGAACACGGAGAATTCCGTTATTTGGGCGTGCGACGAGCGGCCATGCAACTAGACGGGCAGGATATCACCACGAAAATACGAAAAATCGGCACTATCGCTGAACTGGAACGAAAGGACTTCTGGGAGGACAAGGCATGA
- a CDS encoding Asp23/Gls24 family envelope stress response protein has translation MSFLEFIHRYMRVLDRVRSTKEWLSPSYFSEKPHVITLGFAKSSEVIQLDNNRFVHDVTEPLWGVLLWAGIAVFILAVGIIPGVWVLFSDFYGFGSDLPNNYEIWVIVICSLFILGMSLLALPPCILAFVYLFKRPKERLMIFDRENGTVTLPPRFWGEHEVVPFHELKVKRIRNLGSIVNFYVLAAFRPSDGQAIEFGLVQDNWKDWAFYCWYMDKSRPLPPGKVFDPYRERDEARRLSSRERQALAS, from the coding sequence ATGAGCTTCCTTGAATTCATACATCGCTACATGAGGGTACTTGACCGAGTCCGTAGCACCAAGGAATGGCTGTCTCCCAGTTATTTCAGTGAGAAGCCTCATGTTATCACGCTGGGGTTCGCCAAGAGTTCAGAAGTAATTCAACTCGACAATAACCGTTTCGTCCACGATGTAACTGAACCTCTTTGGGGAGTGCTGTTGTGGGCAGGAATCGCCGTCTTCATTCTTGCTGTTGGAATCATTCCAGGGGTTTGGGTTCTGTTTTCGGATTTTTATGGATTTGGAAGTGACCTTCCCAATAATTATGAAATTTGGGTCATTGTTATATGCAGCCTGTTTATTCTTGGGATGTCTCTACTCGCCCTCCCACCCTGCATCCTCGCCTTCGTCTATCTCTTCAAGCGCCCCAAAGAGCGCCTGATGATCTTCGACCGGGAAAACGGTACGGTAACCCTGCCGCCACGCTTCTGGGGCGAGCACGAAGTCGTGCCCTTCCACGAACTCAAGGTCAAGCGCATCCGCAACCTTGGCTCGATCGTCAATTTTTATGTCCTTGCCGCCTTTCGTCCCAGCGACGGTCAGGCCATCGAATTCGGTCTGGTGCAGGACAATTGGAAGGACTGGGCTTTCTACTGCTGGTACATGGACAAGAGCCGCCCGTTGCCGCCGGGGAAGGTCTTCGACCCCTACCGGGAGCGCGACGAGGCGCGAAGGCTCAGTTCCCGGGAGAGGCAGGCGCTTGCGAGTTAA
- a CDS encoding DUF1848 domain-containing protein: protein MKQIVSVSRRSDIPAFYADWFMNRIREGFAWVPNPFNPAQISAVSLHPQKVACLVFWTRDPRPLLAHLEELDRRGQRYYFQVTLTGLPDFLEPGVPRSAELVAAIRALSRRLGSERVIWRFDPIVLWEAASEERSIQSFARLAGALRGYVQRCVFSFAHYYRQVKTRLERAPDTTNLRFLDPGELSPKQAGLLKGRVGAALADEAAKNGMELFACAEKVDLRPFGIRSARCIDGELIRQLFGLELVQRKDPGQRPECGCLQSVDIGIYGSCRHGCLYCYAAVDRALAGGKAHDPRSPLLLGEAERRRDGQMSLF from the coding sequence ATGAAGCAAATCGTCTCCGTCAGCCGGCGTTCCGACATCCCCGCATTTTACGCGGACTGGTTCATGAACCGGATTCGGGAAGGCTTCGCCTGGGTACCCAACCCCTTCAACCCAGCGCAGATCTCCGCGGTCAGCCTGCATCCTCAAAAGGTCGCCTGCCTGGTGTTCTGGACCAGAGATCCCCGGCCGCTGCTGGCGCACCTGGAAGAGCTCGACCGGCGGGGCCAGCGCTACTATTTTCAGGTCACGCTGACCGGACTTCCGGATTTTCTGGAGCCGGGAGTGCCGCGAAGCGCCGAACTCGTAGCCGCTATTCGCGCCCTCAGCCGCCGCCTGGGGAGCGAGCGGGTGATCTGGCGCTTTGACCCGATCGTGCTTTGGGAAGCCGCATCCGAAGAGCGAAGCATTCAAAGCTTCGCCCGCCTGGCCGGGGCGCTGAGGGGGTATGTGCAGCGGTGCGTCTTCAGCTTCGCCCACTACTACCGGCAGGTCAAAACCCGCCTCGAAAGGGCCCCGGACACAACGAATTTGCGTTTTCTTGATCCGGGGGAGCTGTCGCCGAAGCAGGCCGGACTGCTGAAAGGACGGGTCGGTGCGGCGCTGGCGGATGAGGCGGCCAAGAACGGGATGGAGCTGTTCGCCTGCGCGGAAAAGGTGGATCTGCGCCCCTTCGGCATCCGCTCGGCGCGGTGCATCGACGGGGAGCTGATCCGCCAGTTGTTTGGTCTGGAGCTAGTGCAGCGCAAAGATCCGGGACAGCGCCCGGAGTGCGGGTGTCTGCAGAGTGTCGACATCGGCATCTACGGCAGTTGCCGACACGGTTGTCTGTATTGCTACGCCGCTGTCGACCGGGCCCTGGCGGGCGGCAAGGCGCACGATCCCCGCAGCCCGTTGCTCTTGGGGGAGGCGGAAAGGCGCAGGGATGGCCAGATGAGCCTTTTCTGA
- a CDS encoding 16S rRNA (uracil(1498)-N(3))-methyltransferase, with protein sequence MNLILLFDEDFVAEQRVRLTGRRLQHVRAVHRAGVGDLLRVGRVGGRMGEGRVVELSDEQLLLEVRLDQEPPRPLLLCLVLALPRPKMLKRVLQAVTSLGVKQIYLVNSYRVEKSFWGSPLLQPEKLREHLVLGLEQARDTLMPQVHLRPRFKPFVEDELPQLIRDTLPLVAHPVAEQPCPPGVAGPVTLAIGPEGGFIPYEVELLQAGGFTPVSLGERILRVETAVPVLVSRLKPPGSAA encoded by the coding sequence ATGAACCTGATTCTGCTGTTTGACGAGGATTTTGTTGCGGAGCAGCGGGTGCGGCTGACCGGCCGGCGGCTGCAGCATGTGCGCGCCGTGCACCGCGCCGGGGTCGGCGATCTGCTGCGGGTGGGCAGGGTCGGCGGCCGCATGGGCGAGGGGCGGGTGGTGGAACTGAGCGACGAACAGCTGCTGCTCGAGGTGCGCCTCGACCAGGAGCCGCCGCGGCCGCTGTTGCTTTGCCTGGTGCTGGCGCTGCCACGCCCGAAGATGCTCAAGCGGGTGCTGCAGGCCGTCACCTCCCTGGGGGTGAAGCAGATCTACCTGGTCAACAGCTACCGGGTCGAAAAAAGCTTCTGGGGCAGCCCGCTGCTGCAGCCGGAAAAGCTGCGGGAGCACCTGGTGCTCGGCCTGGAGCAAGCCCGCGACACCCTCATGCCCCAGGTTCATCTGCGGCCGCGCTTCAAGCCCTTTGTCGAGGACGAACTGCCGCAGCTGATCCGCGACACCCTGCCGCTGGTCGCTCACCCGGTTGCCGAACAACCCTGCCCGCCCGGCGTTGCGGGCCCGGTGACCCTGGCCATCGGCCCCGAGGGGGGCTTTATCCCCTACGAGGTCGAACTGCTGCAGGCCGGCGGCTTCACCCCGGTTTCTCTGGGCGAGCGCATCCTGCGCGTCGAAACCGCGGTGCCGGTGCTGGTGTCGCGGTTGAAACCCCCGGGATCCGCAGCTTGA
- a CDS encoding acyl-CoA thioesterase → MTDYDFTLEFQVRDYECDMQGVVNNAVYQNYLEHTRHEFIKQLGLDFAELTRQQVNLVVVRAELDYKRPLRSGDRFRVATRLERISKMRFAFFQDIYRHPDEELVLQAKVIGTALNERGRPKLPKQIEEALSR, encoded by the coding sequence GTGACCGACTACGATTTCACGCTGGAATTCCAGGTCCGCGACTACGAATGCGACATGCAGGGGGTGGTCAACAACGCGGTCTACCAGAACTATCTCGAACACACCCGCCACGAGTTCATCAAACAGCTGGGGCTCGATTTCGCCGAACTGACCCGGCAGCAGGTCAACCTGGTGGTGGTGCGCGCCGAGCTCGACTACAAGCGCCCCCTGCGCAGCGGCGACCGCTTCCGGGTCGCCACCCGCCTGGAGCGGATCTCGAAAATGCGCTTCGCCTTTTTCCAGGACATCTACCGGCACCCGGACGAGGAACTGGTCCTGCAGGCCAAGGTCATCGGCACCGCGCTCAACGAGCGGGGCCGGCCCAAGCTGCCGAAACAGATCGAAGAGGCCTTGAGCCGTTAA
- the lexA gene encoding transcriptional repressor LexA, translated as MSPLTPKQKKILDFIEGHIEREGYPPSQQEIAAAFGFRSLGTVQNYLVRLEREGALARDWNARRGMRVMRPVSRGLELPLVGTVAAGRPIEAIETPDTLEVPASMVGRGENFVLRVKGDSMIGDGILDGDYVVVRKTAAADNGQTVVALIAGEATVKRLYRKGERIELHPANPTMQPIVVEDEESFRIEGVVVGVIRHCL; from the coding sequence GTGAGTCCGTTGACGCCGAAACAGAAGAAGATACTCGATTTCATCGAGGGGCACATCGAGCGGGAGGGGTATCCGCCGTCGCAGCAGGAGATTGCCGCCGCCTTCGGCTTCCGCTCCCTCGGCACGGTGCAGAACTACCTGGTGCGCCTCGAGCGGGAAGGGGCCCTGGCCCGGGACTGGAACGCCCGGCGCGGCATGCGGGTGATGCGCCCGGTGAGCCGGGGGCTTGAGCTGCCGCTGGTCGGCACGGTGGCGGCGGGCCGGCCCATCGAAGCCATCGAAACGCCCGACACCCTGGAAGTCCCCGCCTCCATGGTCGGCCGCGGCGAGAATTTCGTGCTGCGGGTCAAGGGCGACTCGATGATCGGCGACGGCATCCTCGACGGCGACTACGTGGTGGTGCGCAAAACCGCCGCCGCCGACAACGGCCAGACCGTGGTCGCTCTCATCGCCGGCGAGGCGACCGTCAAGCGGCTTTACCGCAAGGGTGAACGAATCGAACTCCACCCTGCCAATCCAACGATGCAGCCGATTGTCGTCGAAGATGAAGAGTCGTTTCGCATCGAGGGAGTTGTGGTGGGGGTCATTCGCCATTGCTTGTAA
- a CDS encoding DNA polymerase Y family protein: MNRDILHFTIPDFPIAVARVIDATLRERPLAVVPGNSGRALLQSVSAEARAEGVREGMPVYRAQRCCPGLRLLTPDPARVGRAMQALVELTRGYTPLWEPEQGGQLYLDLTGCGRLFGPGRDVAARLEKEVAARLRLHGAVGVAGNKLVSRIASHYLRRPGVCDVLRGSERSFIGPLAVSVLPGIGATREELLLLELNLRRVEELAALSLPQLRLVFGAFAPLARQRAQGVDPSPVQPPRRRPEVAEETFLAEEENDDAVLLAELCRLVEGCGLRLRQLGRGARQLVFSLHYADGVNERRTAALAAPENQDLALLAAAEGLFFQACQRRVRVKGMKLVCRQLSEASAQLELFGCGGAAASAQDEALQRALDALRERHGMGVVRRGRSLPGLPEMAERQNLRRPQGHGL, encoded by the coding sequence ATGAACCGCGACATACTTCACTTCACCATCCCCGACTTCCCCATAGCCGTCGCCCGCGTCATCGACGCCACACTGCGCGAGCGCCCGCTGGCGGTGGTGCCGGGCAACTCGGGCCGGGCCCTGCTGCAATCGGTCTCCGCCGAGGCCCGGGCCGAAGGAGTGCGCGAGGGGATGCCGGTCTACCGCGCGCAGCGCTGCTGCCCGGGGTTGCGGCTGCTCACCCCCGACCCGGCGCGAGTGGGCCGGGCGATGCAGGCCCTGGTGGAGCTGACCCGCGGCTACACGCCGCTCTGGGAGCCGGAGCAGGGCGGCCAGCTCTACCTCGATTTGACCGGCTGCGGGCGGCTGTTTGGTCCCGGGCGCGACGTGGCGGCGCGGCTCGAAAAGGAAGTGGCCGCCCGGCTGCGGCTGCACGGCGCGGTGGGGGTGGCCGGCAACAAGCTGGTCTCGCGCATCGCCTCCCATTACCTGCGCCGCCCCGGGGTCTGCGACGTGCTGCGCGGCAGCGAGCGCAGCTTCATCGGGCCGCTGGCGGTTTCGGTGCTGCCGGGCATCGGCGCCACCCGCGAAGAACTGCTGCTGCTCGAGCTAAATCTGCGCCGGGTGGAGGAGCTGGCTGCCCTCTCCCTGCCCCAGCTGCGGCTGGTCTTCGGCGCCTTCGCGCCGCTGGCGCGGCAGCGGGCGCAGGGGGTCGACCCTTCGCCGGTGCAGCCGCCGCGCCGCCGCCCCGAGGTGGCGGAGGAGACATTTCTCGCCGAGGAGGAGAACGACGACGCGGTGCTGCTTGCCGAGCTCTGCCGGCTGGTGGAGGGGTGCGGGCTGCGCCTGCGGCAACTCGGTCGGGGGGCGCGGCAATTGGTCTTCTCCCTGCACTATGCCGATGGGGTCAATGAGCGGCGAACTGCTGCGTTGGCTGCGCCGGAAAACCAGGATCTCGCCTTGCTGGCGGCGGCCGAGGGGCTGTTCTTTCAGGCTTGCCAGCGGCGGGTGCGGGTCAAGGGGATGAAGCTGGTCTGCCGGCAGCTCTCTGAGGCGAGTGCGCAGTTGGAGCTGTTCGGTTGCGGCGGGGCAGCGGCTTCGGCGCAAGATGAGGCCTTGCAGCGGGCGCTTGATGCGCTTCGGGAGCGGCATGGGATGGGGGTGGTGCGGAGGGGGCGGAGCCTTCCTGGGCTGCCGGAAATGGCTGAAAGGCAAAACCTTAGGAGACCGCAGGGGCACGGTCTCTGA
- a CDS encoding DNA polymerase III subunit alpha → MPFTHLHTHSTFSPGWGVRTPAELCARARGLGMTHLALTDRNGLYGIPLFLEAAAEHGIRPLIGAEAVTARHRAVLLARDAEGYANLCRLLSELHCREGFELPAGLRRFRGGLVVLSDDAELLGALCRDEREGLYAELSPGHNLHRALACARQLRLPPVATSRATLLEPDDLELHRVLRAIQLNTKLCRLEAEAVARPWDLLLAESELADHFPHCPEALENTAHIAELCQSDWDFSATIFPAFRGLGEAEAFAALERRARAGALRRYGGIDGRVEARLGKELGIIRTKGFAHYFLVVEELAAQSPRTCGRGSAAASLVAYCLGITHVDPIRHNLFFERFLNPGRIDPPDIDIDFPWDERDAVLDFAFARYGSRRAAMVANQIGFKGRAALREVAKVYGMPEGEIKTMTSRISGYWKAEQSARAVEEHPLFEGEALSEDWRSILAVARRLSGHLRHLSLHCGGLVVVPDEIRRYVPVEVAAKGLPVIQWEKDQAESAGLVKIDILGNRSLAVIRDALAAIQANTGREIDYASWDPLADEATKALLRSGRTMGCFYIESPATRQLLQKMWGDPPDPRTLHCDVFEHLVMASSIIRPAANNFIREFVARMRGKPWQALHPRLDAVLAETYGIAVYQEQITQMAMALAGFSAFDGDQLRKIISKKHKGKKLEDYRRMFFAGAAENGIGEEIVAKAWAQILSFGGYSFCKPHSASYALVSCKSAWLRSHYPAEFIAAVISNQGGFYSPLAYLSEARRMGLQVLAPDINASERAYSGREREVRVGLMQLQGLTRKGLDELLRERQRGGPYRDFQEFLRRTRLDPADIRLLIKAGCFDALEGKQKRPRLLWELLSREAPAAQATGSLFEAARPALPSPPGYDDATVLRQELETLGMLVSCHPLVPYRRQLGALRRIEAAQLGNWVGRYVTLVGWWVTGKVVQTHRGEPMEFISFEDTSASFDTTFFPRAYTRFCRKLSRARPYVLKGKVDEEFGVATLNVEWVGFLDEE, encoded by the coding sequence ATGCCCTTCACCCATCTCCACACCCATTCCACTTTCTCCCCCGGCTGGGGAGTGCGTACGCCGGCGGAGCTGTGTGCGCGGGCGCGGGGGTTGGGGATGACGCACCTGGCGTTGACCGACCGCAACGGGCTTTACGGCATTCCGCTGTTTCTGGAGGCGGCGGCGGAGCACGGCATCCGGCCGCTGATCGGCGCCGAGGCGGTGACGGCGCGGCACCGGGCGGTGCTGCTGGCGCGGGATGCCGAGGGGTACGCCAATCTCTGCCGGTTGCTCTCCGAGTTGCACTGTCGCGAGGGCTTCGAGCTGCCTGCCGGCCTGCGCCGCTTCCGCGGCGGGCTGGTGGTGCTCAGCGACGATGCGGAGCTGCTCGGCGCGCTGTGCCGCGACGAGCGCGAGGGGCTCTACGCCGAGCTGTCGCCGGGGCATAATCTGCACCGCGCCCTGGCCTGCGCGCGGCAGCTGCGGCTGCCGCCGGTGGCGACCAGCCGGGCGACCCTGCTCGAGCCGGACGATCTGGAACTGCACCGGGTACTGCGGGCCATCCAGCTCAACACCAAGCTTTGCCGGCTGGAGGCCGAGGCGGTCGCCCGCCCCTGGGACCTGCTGCTTGCCGAGTCCGAACTGGCCGACCACTTTCCCCACTGCCCCGAGGCGCTGGAGAACACCGCGCACATCGCCGAGCTCTGCCAGAGCGACTGGGACTTTTCCGCCACCATCTTCCCCGCTTTCCGCGGCCTCGGCGAGGCCGAGGCCTTCGCCGCGTTGGAGCGGCGCGCCCGCGCCGGGGCGCTGCGGCGCTACGGGGGCATCGACGGGCGGGTCGAGGCGCGGCTGGGCAAGGAGCTCGGCATCATCCGCACCAAGGGCTTCGCCCACTACTTTCTGGTGGTGGAGGAGCTCGCCGCCCAGTCGCCGCGCACCTGCGGCCGGGGCAGCGCGGCGGCCTCGCTGGTCGCCTACTGCCTGGGGATCACCCACGTCGACCCGATCCGCCACAACCTCTTCTTCGAGCGTTTCCTCAACCCCGGGCGCATCGACCCGCCGGACATCGACATCGACTTCCCCTGGGACGAGCGCGACGCCGTGCTCGACTTCGCCTTCGCCCGCTACGGCAGTCGCCGCGCCGCCATGGTCGCCAACCAGATCGGCTTCAAGGGGCGCGCGGCGCTGCGCGAGGTGGCCAAGGTCTACGGCATGCCCGAAGGGGAGATCAAGACGATGACCTCGCGCATCTCCGGCTACTGGAAAGCCGAGCAGAGCGCCCGGGCGGTGGAGGAGCATCCGCTTTTCGAGGGGGAGGCGCTCAGCGAGGACTGGCGCAGCATCCTCGCCGTCGCCCGGCGCCTCTCCGGGCACCTCCGCCATCTCTCGCTGCACTGCGGCGGGCTGGTGGTGGTCCCCGACGAGATCCGCCGCTACGTCCCCGTCGAGGTCGCCGCCAAAGGGCTGCCGGTCATCCAGTGGGAGAAGGACCAGGCAGAAAGCGCCGGACTGGTGAAGATCGACATCCTCGGCAACCGCTCGCTGGCGGTGATCCGCGACGCTCTCGCCGCCATTCAGGCCAACACGGGGCGGGAGATCGACTACGCCAGCTGGGATCCCCTCGCCGACGAGGCGACCAAGGCGCTTTTGCGCTCGGGGCGGACCATGGGTTGCTTCTACATCGAGTCGCCGGCCACCCGGCAGCTGCTGCAGAAGATGTGGGGCGATCCGCCCGACCCGCGCACCCTGCATTGCGACGTCTTCGAGCACCTGGTGATGGCCTCGTCCATCATTCGGCCGGCGGCCAACAACTTCATCCGCGAGTTCGTCGCCCGCATGCGCGGCAAGCCCTGGCAGGCCCTGCACCCGCGGCTCGACGCGGTGCTCGCCGAGACCTACGGCATCGCCGTCTACCAGGAGCAGATCACCCAGATGGCCATGGCGCTGGCGGGATTTTCCGCCTTCGACGGCGACCAGCTGCGCAAGATCATCAGCAAGAAACACAAGGGGAAGAAGCTCGAGGACTACCGGCGGATGTTCTTCGCCGGCGCCGCCGAGAACGGCATCGGCGAAGAGATCGTCGCCAAGGCCTGGGCGCAGATCCTCTCCTTCGGCGGTTACTCCTTCTGCAAGCCCCACTCGGCCTCCTACGCCCTGGTCAGCTGCAAGTCGGCCTGGCTGCGCAGCCACTACCCCGCCGAATTCATCGCCGCGGTCATCTCCAACCAGGGGGGCTTCTACTCGCCGCTGGCCTACCTCTCCGAGGCGCGGCGCATGGGTCTGCAGGTGCTGGCGCCCGACATCAACGCCAGCGAGCGCGCCTACAGCGGCCGCGAGCGGGAGGTGCGGGTCGGGCTGATGCAGCTGCAGGGGCTCACCCGCAAGGGGCTCGACGAGCTGCTGCGCGAACGACAGCGAGGCGGCCCTTACCGGGATTTCCAGGAGTTTCTGCGCCGCACCCGCCTCGATCCGGCCGACATCCGCCTGCTGATCAAGGCCGGCTGCTTCGACGCCCTGGAGGGGAAGCAGAAACGCCCGCGGCTGCTTTGGGAGCTGCTCAGCCGCGAGGCTCCCGCCGCGCAGGCGACCGGTTCGCTGTTCGAGGCGGCGCGCCCGGCGCTCCCCTCCCCGCCCGGCTACGACGACGCCACCGTGCTGCGCCAGGAGCTGGAGACCCTCGGCATGCTGGTCTCCTGCCACCCGCTGGTCCCCTACCGGCGGCAGCTGGGCGCCTTGCGGCGCATCGAGGCGGCGCAACTCGGCAACTGGGTCGGGCGCTACGTCACCCTGGTCGGCTGGTGGGTGACGGGCAAGGTGGTGCAGACCCACCGCGGCGAGCCGATGGAGTTCATCAGCTTCGAGGACACCAGCGCCAGCTTCGACACCACCTTCTTCCCCCGCGCCTACACCCGCTTCTGCCGCAAGCTCTCGCGGGCCCGGCCCTATGTACTCAAGGGAAAGGTGGACGAGGAGTTCGGCGTGGCGACCCTCAACGTGGAGTGGGTGGGGTTTCTGGACGAGGAGTGA